A part of Aegilops tauschii subsp. strangulata cultivar AL8/78 chromosome 2, Aet v6.0, whole genome shotgun sequence genomic DNA contains:
- the LOC109737597 gene encoding tRNA wybutosine-synthesizing protein 2/3/4 yields the protein MDFARRKAAALAALSSPAPDKSPKGGVDAPIAPLLDALNSNADLFTTSSCSGRISVLAQPSPQSQAADPKPKKKARGGGWLYISHDPADPDAVVELLFGGTGCGERGGGDELVFRFEPMIVAVECRDAAAAAALVAAAIGAGFRESGITSLQRRAMVAIRCSIRMEVPLGLTNELVVSPEYIRYLVRIANCKMEANKKRMDGFLDVLQSKGLPGISGLQVRTKKDDHSLGSEVQASLNQSVQTHDELLVTEKRRDSYNCDAGTKGDCGIGENSIEGSYYENRDAVRNNIAKHGFGNAERLMHEGKLSASSGIRSSHLSITELKISGEPVEKLFLWGQSACAFTIGGKQQVLTFGGFGGPGRHSRRNYSLLLDRTSGLLKEINVKDSPSPRMGHTTTAVGNHIYAVGGRAGPSEILGDVWVLQSTENRWSRVECSGDIFHPRHRHAAAAAALKIYVFGGLSNEGIYSCLNILDTESMRWNVISAAGEWPCARHSHSLVSYGSTLFMFGGHDGQRALNDFYSFDTTTLSWNKEITSGRTPSPRFSHCMFIYKHYIGILGGCPIRENNQEIALLHLKHRVWFHVSIPALGQCLCVRSSSVVTDDDLVVIGGGASCYAFGTKFCQPVKIDLHLLESVFELAYKKNDNAVQSWDATYTMDLKEREQNGTFISHKVKSMVDAATNGIAGSDPLVFQLEKKYAKLAKDILKKFGWLDLARKVRVSQDNVLVLFPVSRNFHTLVTDQHSKLLDDDSCISKGLLGCPEKKLIGDSIALHEALEILSSFHGSFLKDELALSRKAYKSPQIIMRELISSLLERKGMPSWLLEQLPTRWETLGDITVLPKTCFKDLLWESVREELWQLVAKSLGAQRLARQGKIMPNGTRDSTLELLVGDNGWVTHYENGISYSLDATKCMFSSGNRSEKLRMGQLDCRDEVVVDLFSGIGYFVLPFLVKANAKLVYACEWNPHALEALQRNVMDNHVADRCVILEGDNRLTAPKGVADRVCLGLIPSSECSWATAVRALRVGGGVLHIHGNVNDSDEARWLDNVVESISSIATARGLSWKVSLEHVERVKWYGPHIRHVVADVRCGSN from the exons ATGGACTTCGCTCGCCGGAAAGCGGCGGCGCTGGCCGCGCTCTCCTCGCCGGCGCCGGACAAGTCACCGAAAGGCGGCGTAGACGCCCCCATCGCCCCGCTCCTCGACGCGCTGAACTCCAACGCGGATCTCTTCACCACGTCCTCCTGCTCCGGCCGCATCTCAGTTCTCGCGCAGCCCTCGCCGCAGTCCCAAGCGGCCGACCCCAAGCCCAAGAAGAAGGCCCGGGGCGGCGGGTGGTTGTACATCTCGCACGACCCCGCTGACCCGGACGCAGTTGTAGAGCTCCTGTTCGGTGGGACTGGATGCGGAGAGAGGGGTGGAGGGGATGAGCTCGTGTTCAGGTTCGAGCCGATGATCGTGgcggtggagtgcagggatgctGCGGCAGCCGCGGCGCTCGTGGCCGCTGCAATCGGGGCGGGGTTCCGGGAGTCAG GTATCACAAGCTTGCAAAGACGGGCAATGGTAGCAATAAGATGTTCAATTCGCATGGAGGTGCCTCTTGGTCTGACAAATGAACTTGTTGTTTCTCCCGAGTACATCCGGTACCTTGTTAGAATTGCCAACTGTAAGATGGAGGCAAACAAGAAACGAATGGATGGCTTTCTAGACGTTTTGCAGTCAAAG GGTCTGCCAGGTATATCTGGGTTGCAAGTTCGTACCAAAAAAGACGATCATTCTTTGGGCTCTGAAGTTCAGGCGTCACTCAATCAGAGTGTACAAACACATGATGAACTGTTAGTTACGGAAAAGAGACGTGACAGCTATAATTGTGACGCTGGTACCAAAGGTGATTGTGGAATTGGTGAGAATTCAATAGAAGGGTCATATTATGAAAATCGAGATGCTGTACGCAACAACATTGCGAAGCATGGTTTTGGTAATGCTGAACG attaatgcatgagggaaaaCTATCAGCATCATCGGGAATTAGAAGTTCCCATCTTTCTATTACTGAGTTGAAGATCAGTGGTGAACCAGTTGAGAAGCTCTTCTTATGGGGCCAATCTGCTTGTGCGTTTACTATTGGAGGAAAGCAGCAGGTCCTAACTTTCGGTGGTTTTGGAGGACCAGGAAGACATTCAAGAAGAAATTATTCCCTTCTGCTTGATCGCACATCTGGGTTGTTGAAGGAAATAAACGTTAAAGATTCACCTTCACCACGGATGGGTCATACAACTACTGCAGTAGGCAACCATATTTATGCTGTTGGAGGTAGGGCTGGTCCTTCAGAAATTCTTGGTGATGTCTGGGTTTTGCAAAGCACAGAAAATAGATGGTCAAGAGTAGAGTGCAGTGGGGATATTTTCCATCCTAG GCACCGACATGCTGCTGCAGCAGCAGCTTTGAAAATATATGTGTTTGGTGGACTCAGTAATGAAGGCATATATTCTTGTTTGAATATATTGGACACAGAAAGCATGCGATGGAATGTGATTTCTGCTGCTGGTGAATGGCCATGTGCTCGACATTCACATTCTCTGGTGTCTTATGGGTCAACACTGTTCATGTTTGGGGGTCATGATGGTCAGCGGGCACTGAATGATTTTTATAGTTTTGATACAACAACACTTAGTTGGAACAAAGAAATCACTAGCGGAAGAACTCCCTCTCCTAGATTTTCACATTGCATGTTCATCTATAAACACTATATTGGGATACTTGGTGGTTGCCCAATCAGAGAAAACAACCAAGAAATAGCATTGCTACACTTAAAGCATAGAGTCTGGTTCCATGTCTCCATTCCAGCTCTAGGTCAATGCCTTTGTGTGCGTAGCTCATCTGTTGTCACCGATGATGATCTTGTTGTTATTGGCGGTGGTGCATCTTGCTATGCATTTGGAACAAAATTTTGTCAACCAGTAAAAATTGATCTTCATTTGCTGGAGTCAGTATTTGAACTTGCTTACAAGAAAAACGACAATGCCGTACAGAGTTGGGATGCAACATATACAATGGATTTAAAAGAACGTGAGCAAAATGGCACCTTTATTAGTCATAAGGTGAAGTCAATGGTTGATGCTGCTACTAATGGTATTGCTGGTTCAGATCCTCTGGTTTTCCAATTGGAAAAGAAATATGCCAAATTAGCGAAGGATATTCTGAAAAAGTTTGGATGGTTGGACCTTGCTAGAAAAGTTCGAGTGAGCCAGGATAATGTCCTTGTTCTTTTTCCTGTTAGTAGAAACTTCCACACCTTAGTCACTGATCAACATTCCAAGTTGCTAGATGATGATTCATGTATCTCTAAAGGACTATTGGGATGTCCGGAAAAGAAGCTTATCGGTGATAGCATTGCTCTTCATGAAGCATTGGAAATACTATCATCGTTCCATGGTTCTTTTTTGAAAGATGAACTAGCTCTCAGCCGAAAAGCTTATAAATCTCCTCAAATCATCATGAGAGAACTTATATCTTCTCTACTGGAAAGAAAAGGAATGCCCTCTTGGTTGTTAGAGCAGCTGCCAACTAG GTGGGAAACCTTAGGTGATATCACCGTGCTTCCAAAGACTTGTTTTAAGGACCTGCTGTGGGAATCAGTTAGAGAAGAACTTTGGCAACTAGTTGCCAAGTCGCTTGGGGCGCAACGTCTTGCACGCCAA GGGAAAATCATGCCAAATGGCACAAGAGATAGTACATTAGAACTTCTTGTGGGTGATAATGGGTGGGTAACCCATTATGAAAATGGCATCTCTTATTCACTCGATGCAACAAAATGCATGTTTTCTTCTGGTAATCGCTCTGAGAAGCTTCGAATGGGACAGCTTGATTGTAGAGATGAAGTGGTTGTGGACTTGTTTTCCGGAATTGGATACTTTGTGCTCCCATTTCTTGTGAA GGCTAATGCGAAGTTGGTTTATGCATGTGAATGGAATCCACATGCTCTGGAGGCTCTTCAGCGGAATGTAATGGACAACCATGTAGCAGATCGATGCGTTATACTTGAAGGAGATAACCGTTTGACAGCACCAAAA GGGGTTGCTGATCGTGTTTGTCTTGGGCTGATACCCTCCAGTGAATGTAGCTGGGCTACTGCTGTTAGGGCTTTGAG